From Chroogloeocystis siderophila 5.2 s.c.1, one genomic window encodes:
- a CDS encoding aminotransferase class I/II-fold pyridoxal phosphate-dependent enzyme: MNSAEQLQAAEQALSPIFSGIDAAVKQNLQRVLSAFRNQRVGTHHFASVSGYGHDDLGRDILDRVFAEVVQAEAAAVRVQFVSGTHAIACALYGVLRPGDEMLAVVGSPYDTLEEVIGLRSPGQGSLIEFGIRYRELSLTDEGTVDWGALANAIKNDTRLVLIQRSCGYSWRASLGIAEIEKIVRIVKQQNPDTVCFVDNCYGEFIEDREPTAVGADLIAGSLIKNPGGTIVTAGGYVAGKAEWVEAAACRLTAPGIGSAGGATFDQNRLLYQGLFLAPQMVGEAMKGNHLTAYVFDQLGYPVNPAPFAPRRDVIQAIKLGSPQKLIAFCRAIQQNSPVGSYLDPVPAAMHGYDSQLVMAGGTFIDGSTSEFSADGPLREPYVVFCQGGTHWTHVAIALEAAIEAVQKVD; the protein is encoded by the coding sequence ATGAATAGCGCTGAACAGCTACAAGCAGCCGAACAGGCACTATCTCCGATTTTTTCTGGAATTGACGCTGCCGTCAAGCAAAATTTACAACGCGTGTTGAGTGCATTTCGTAATCAGCGTGTTGGGACGCACCATTTTGCTTCGGTAAGTGGTTATGGTCACGACGACTTGGGGCGTGATATTTTAGACCGCGTTTTTGCAGAAGTCGTGCAAGCCGAAGCCGCAGCAGTGCGGGTGCAATTTGTTTCAGGAACTCATGCAATCGCGTGTGCGTTATATGGTGTCCTCCGTCCTGGTGACGAAATGTTAGCCGTTGTGGGTTCCCCGTATGACACGTTAGAAGAAGTCATTGGATTGCGTTCTCCTGGTCAAGGTTCCCTTATTGAGTTTGGCATTCGTTACCGCGAATTATCTCTAACCGACGAGGGAACTGTCGATTGGGGTGCGTTAGCAAACGCCATTAAAAATGATACCCGTTTGGTGTTAATTCAGCGATCGTGTGGTTATTCTTGGCGTGCGAGTTTAGGAATTGCCGAAATTGAAAAAATTGTCCGCATTGTGAAACAGCAAAACCCCGACACGGTTTGCTTTGTCGATAACTGCTACGGTGAATTTATTGAAGATCGCGAACCAACGGCGGTTGGTGCGGATTTAATCGCGGGTTCGTTGATTAAAAATCCTGGGGGGACAATTGTCACTGCTGGTGGTTATGTTGCGGGAAAAGCCGAATGGGTAGAAGCGGCGGCTTGTCGCTTAACTGCGCCAGGAATTGGCAGCGCTGGGGGGGCGACATTCGATCAAAATCGTCTGTTGTATCAAGGGTTGTTTCTTGCGCCGCAAATGGTGGGAGAAGCGATGAAAGGAAATCACTTAACGGCGTATGTCTTCGATCAATTAGGGTATCCGGTAAATCCTGCGCCATTTGCACCTCGCCGCGATGTAATTCAAGCGATTAAGTTAGGTTCGCCGCAAAAGTTGATCGCGTTTTGTCGGGCAATTCAGCAAAATTCCCCTGTTGGTTCTTATCTCGATCCGGTTCCCGCAGCGATGCATGGTTATGATAGTCAGTTGGTGATGGCGGGTGGGACGTTTATTGATGGCAGTACGTCGGAATTTTCGGCGGATGGTCCGTTACGAGAACCATATGTTGTTTTTTGTCAAGGGGGGACGCATTGGACACACGTAGCGATCGCGCTTGAAGCGGCGATTGAGGCGGTGCAGAAAGTTGATTAG
- a CDS encoding acyl-CoA desaturase: protein MTIATSTKPPLNWAFILFIAFVHIGAAFALLPSNFSWSAVGLALLLHWITGGLGITLGFHRLVTHRSFQTPKWLEYFFVFCGTLACQGGVLDWVGLHRLHHLYSDQTPDPHDSNQGFWWSHIGWMLFHAPIQSEVPRYIKDIADDPVYKFFDKYFIPIQFALGLLLYFIGGWSFVVWGIFVRLVLVWHCTWFVNSASHIFGYSTYKSNDNSKNCWWVALVTYGEGWHNNHHAFQYSARHGLQWWEIDLTWMTIQLLQTLGLATKVKLAPKESLN from the coding sequence ATGACCATTGCCACCTCTACTAAACCTCCTCTAAATTGGGCGTTTATTCTCTTTATCGCCTTTGTTCACATCGGTGCTGCGTTTGCCCTACTGCCTAGCAATTTTAGTTGGAGTGCTGTAGGTTTAGCTTTGTTACTCCACTGGATCACCGGCGGGTTAGGGATTACATTAGGATTTCATCGCTTAGTTACCCACCGCAGTTTTCAAACTCCTAAGTGGTTAGAGTACTTTTTTGTCTTCTGCGGTACTCTAGCCTGCCAAGGAGGGGTGCTTGACTGGGTAGGACTACATCGCTTACATCACTTATACTCGGATCAAACACCAGATCCCCATGATTCCAATCAAGGCTTCTGGTGGAGTCACATAGGTTGGATGTTATTCCACGCACCGATTCAATCTGAAGTTCCCCGTTATATCAAAGACATCGCGGACGACCCAGTATACAAATTCTTCGACAAGTATTTTATTCCTATCCAATTTGCCTTAGGACTTCTACTTTACTTTATCGGCGGTTGGTCTTTCGTCGTTTGGGGAATTTTTGTCCGCCTTGTTCTAGTTTGGCACTGCACCTGGTTTGTAAATAGTGCTAGCCATATTTTTGGGTACAGTACCTACAAATCAAACGATAATTCAAAAAATTGCTGGTGGGTCGCTTTAGTCACCTATGGCGAAGGTTGGCACAACAACCATCATGCGTTTCAGTACTCTGCGCGTCACGGTTTGCAATGGTGGGAAATTGATCTTACATGGATGACGATTCAATTACTGCAAACCTTGGGGCTAGCAACTAAAGTCAAGCTAGCACCAAAAGAATCCTTGAACTAG
- a CDS encoding glutamate-5-semialdehyde dehydrogenase — MIDAFDIAPDAIAVANRAYQASLTLGTTKGTERSSAVLAMAKALQHSFDDILEANTLDLEASREMAVPDLILDWLKLTPKRLQAAVEILERLAELSDPIRRVRNADYQLPDSQTYCQLMPLGVIALIYEAFPELAAIAAGLCIKTGNSLILKGGSEASNSNAAIVKALQLALEEIGLPHGCLDLLPVDRGGIVRDLVTQDQYLNLVIPYGRPSLVQQVAKVATAPVLRSAMGNCYLYWSASGTLDMARTIILDSHQSEPDPVNAIEKVLIHRASKPSYLVSLWHNLQEKGFNIKGDAELVAAFPELQLAVESDWANPYLDRTVAFKVVDHLEEAIAWINRHSSGHADCIVTESYQESRHFALGVNSASTYINASPRFSRNPAQGDAVFLGMSNQKGQRRGFISLETLTTVKHIVQGNGKF; from the coding sequence ATGATTGATGCTTTTGATATAGCCCCTGATGCGATCGCCGTTGCAAACCGCGCTTATCAAGCTTCCTTAACCTTGGGTACTACCAAGGGAACCGAACGAAGTAGCGCTGTACTGGCGATGGCAAAAGCGCTACAGCATTCATTTGATGACATTTTGGAAGCAAATACGCTGGATTTAGAAGCTAGCCGCGAAATGGCAGTCCCCGATTTAATTTTGGATTGGCTAAAACTAACACCGAAGCGTTTGCAAGCCGCAGTAGAAATTTTAGAACGTCTTGCAGAATTATCCGACCCGATTCGGCGCGTGCGCAATGCTGATTATCAATTACCAGATTCACAAACGTATTGCCAACTTATGCCGCTGGGGGTTATTGCGTTAATTTATGAGGCATTTCCTGAGTTAGCAGCGATCGCTGCGGGATTGTGTATCAAAACAGGCAATAGCTTAATCTTAAAAGGCGGTAGCGAAGCAAGTAATTCTAATGCAGCAATTGTGAAGGCTTTACAGCTAGCACTAGAAGAAATAGGTTTACCGCATGGATGTTTAGATTTATTACCGGTAGATCGCGGTGGGATCGTCCGCGATTTAGTGACGCAAGACCAGTATTTGAATCTCGTGATTCCCTATGGGCGTCCTAGTCTAGTACAACAAGTTGCTAAAGTCGCAACTGCCCCAGTATTGCGTTCAGCAATGGGTAACTGTTATCTTTACTGGTCAGCGTCAGGAACTCTAGATATGGCGCGGACAATTATTTTAGATAGTCATCAAAGCGAACCTGACCCTGTTAATGCGATCGAGAAAGTTCTCATTCATCGTGCAAGTAAGCCTTCGTATTTAGTGAGTCTTTGGCATAACTTGCAAGAAAAGGGTTTCAACATTAAAGGTGATGCGGAATTAGTCGCAGCATTTCCAGAGTTACAGCTAGCTGTGGAATCGGACTGGGCAAATCCTTACTTGGATCGAACTGTGGCGTTTAAAGTTGTCGATCACTTAGAGGAGGCGATCGCGTGGATTAATCGGCACAGTAGCGGTCACGCTGACTGCATTGTCACCGAATCTTACCAGGAAAGCCGCCACTTTGCTTTAGGAGTAAATAGTGCCTCAACATATATCAATGCTTCTCCACGCTTTTCGCGGAATCCAGCGCAAGGCGATGCTGTATTTTTGGGTATGTCCAATCAAAAAGGACAACGGCGAGGTTTTATTAGCTTAGAAACGCTAACAACCGTCAAACACATTGTTCAAGGAAACGGAAAATTTTAA